Within the Leisingera thetidis genome, the region TTTTTGCCCATTGCTTCACCTGCTCCAAGGACATCCCGGCAGCGCGGCGCATTGCCGGGCGGCTGGCGGCGATGGGCATTGCGGTGCTGCGCTTCGATTTTACGGGCCTCGGCCATTCCGGCGGCGAGTTCGCCAATACCACCTTCACCTCCAACGTCGCGGACCTGGTCAGCGCGGCGCAGTACCTGGCCGCGCGCGGCATGGCGCCTGCGCTGCTGATCGGCCATTCCCTGGGCGGTGCCGCGGTGCTGCGGGCGCGGGCCGGCATCCCCTCGGTCAAGGGTGTGGCGACCCTGGGCGCACCGTTTGATCCGGGCCATGTCTCGCACCATTTCGATGACGCCCTGCCCGAGATCGAAGCAAAGGGCCATGCCGAGGTGCGCCTGGGCGGCAGGCCTTTTGTCATCGGCAAGGAATTTGTCGACGACATCAAGGCCGAAGCCCTGGAACCGGCAATCGCGGAGCTCAAGGCGGCGCTGCTGGTGCTGCACGCGCCGCGCGATGAAACGGTGGGCATCGGCAACGCCGCCGCCATCTTCACCGCTGCCAAACACCCCAAAAGCTTTGTCACGCTCGATGATGCCGACCACCTGATCTCCCGCGCCGCGGATGCGGAATACGCCGCCGAAGTCATCGCCGCCTGGGCCACCCGCTACATCGGCATGACCCCGCCCGCACCGCCGCCCGGCGCGCCGGAAGGCATTCTGCGGGTCAGCGAAGCAGACCCGGACGGCTTCCTGCAGGACGTGCAGTCCGGCCCCTACCACCACGCTTTCGCGGATGAGCCGCTGGCCTATGGCGGCACCAACCGGGGCATGTCGCCTTACGGGTTCGTGGCTGCGGGGCTCGGCGCCTGCACCTCGATGACCCTGCGCATGTATGCCCGCCGCAAGGGCTGGCCGCTGGAGGCGATCAGCGTCGATGTCAGCCACGACAAGGTGCACGCCCAGGATGCCCAGCCGACCGGACCGGCCAAGATCGACCAGTTCACCCGGGTGATCCACCTGTGCGGCCCCTTAAGCGATGAACAGCGGACCAAACTGATGGAAATCGCCGACAAATGCCCGGTGCACCGGACCCTGGAAAGCGGCGCCAAGGTGGTGACGCATCTGGAAACCTCCGCTTTGCCAGCCGCCGTCTGAACGCCTGGAACCGGCGGTGCTCCCGCGCCCGGCCGCTGCAGGAAACCTGCAACGGCAGCGGCCTTGGGCCCGGCGCCGCGCCTTGGCGCGGCGCCGGGCCCAACTGCGGCAGGCCTTCCCCGGAAGGCCGCAGCGCAGGCGGGAGCACACCTCCGGTCACTCTTCTGAATACCGCCCTGCCGTGATATCACCCCGCCCTCAAACAAACCGGATGGCCGCGCCGCCGCCTTCCTGCGCATAACGGGCCCACAGGTCCGAGGGCGGCCAAGCGGAGCAGTAATTACCGTCCCGCACCTCCCATTAC harbors:
- a CDS encoding bifunctional alpha/beta hydrolase/OsmC family protein, which produces MPMERISFPGHAGNTLAARLDLPEGPVLACALFAHCFTCSKDIPAARRIAGRLAAMGIAVLRFDFTGLGHSGGEFANTTFTSNVADLVSAAQYLAARGMAPALLIGHSLGGAAVLRARAGIPSVKGVATLGAPFDPGHVSHHFDDALPEIEAKGHAEVRLGGRPFVIGKEFVDDIKAEALEPAIAELKAALLVLHAPRDETVGIGNAAAIFTAAKHPKSFVTLDDADHLISRAADAEYAAEVIAAWATRYIGMTPPAPPPGAPEGILRVSEADPDGFLQDVQSGPYHHAFADEPLAYGGTNRGMSPYGFVAAGLGACTSMTLRMYARRKGWPLEAISVDVSHDKVHAQDAQPTGPAKIDQFTRVIHLCGPLSDEQRTKLMEIADKCPVHRTLESGAKVVTHLETSALPAAV